A stretch of the bacterium genome encodes the following:
- a CDS encoding type II toxin-antitoxin system RelE/ParE family toxin, translating into MKVEFRASFAKDLRSVKDKGMLKSVKDVIESVEKAPSLSAIQNLKKLESGGSFYRIRTGDFRVGISFMNDTVIFIRFLNRKDIYKYFP; encoded by the coding sequence GTGAAGGTCGAGTTCAGGGCGAGCTTTGCCAAAGACCTCAGAAGCGTTAAAGATAAAGGGATGTTGAAGTCTGTCAAAGATGTTATTGAATCTGTCGAAAAGGCACCTTCTTTATCGGCGATTCAGAATCTGAAGAAACTTGAAAGCGGAGGCAGTTTCTATCGTATAAGAACAGGCGATTTCCGCGTAGGCATCTCGTTTATGAATGACACGGTTATCTTTATAAGGTTTCTGAACCGTAAAGACATATACAAATACTTTCCATGA